One stretch of Micromonospora echinospora DNA includes these proteins:
- a CDS encoding enoyl-CoA hydratase-related protein, translating to MSSYSDILYEVVDNVATITINRPERRNAFRAETLDELIDAFRAAEADREVGVIVLTGAGDKAFCAGGDIHWEEASDESGAIQMARRTTILSLVMRGCGKPIIARVRGFAVGGGNELQMLCDLTVASEDSRFGQSGPKMGSVPVWWGTQLLPRMVGEKKAREIIFLCEQYTAREALEMGLINKVVPVEELDTTVRAWCDRMLTLSPQALRVAKISLNYESDQLWPSVLHGNQMISFIHGTEEFHEGTRAFLEKRPPQFGKFRK from the coding sequence ATGAGCAGCTACAGCGACATCCTGTACGAGGTCGTCGACAACGTCGCGACCATCACCATCAACCGGCCGGAGCGGCGTAACGCCTTCCGGGCGGAGACGCTCGACGAGCTCATCGACGCGTTCCGGGCCGCGGAGGCCGACCGCGAGGTGGGCGTGATCGTGCTGACCGGCGCCGGGGACAAGGCGTTCTGCGCCGGCGGGGACATCCACTGGGAGGAGGCGTCCGACGAGTCCGGCGCCATCCAGATGGCCCGCCGTACGACGATCCTCTCGCTGGTCATGCGCGGCTGCGGCAAGCCGATCATCGCGCGGGTGCGCGGCTTCGCCGTCGGCGGCGGCAACGAGCTGCAGATGCTGTGTGACCTCACGGTCGCCTCCGAGGACTCCCGCTTCGGGCAGTCCGGGCCGAAGATGGGCTCGGTGCCGGTGTGGTGGGGCACGCAACTGCTGCCGCGGATGGTGGGCGAGAAGAAGGCCCGCGAGATCATCTTCCTCTGCGAGCAGTACACCGCGCGCGAGGCGCTCGAGATGGGCCTCATCAACAAGGTCGTGCCGGTGGAGGAACTCGACACCACGGTACGCGCGTGGTGCGACCGGATGCTGACGCTCAGCCCGCAGGCGCTGCGGGTCGCGAAGATCTCGCTCAACTACGAGTCCGACCAGCTGTGGCCGTCGGTGCTGCACGGCAACCAGATGATCTCGTTCATCCACGGCACCGAGGAGTTCCACGAAGGCACCCGCGCCTTCCTGGAGAAGCGCCCGCCGCAGTTCGGCAAGTTCCGCAAGTGA
- a CDS encoding SDR family NAD(P)-dependent oxidoreductase translates to MRCDGKVALVVGAGSGIGASTAEVFHANGATVAVADINLAGAQDTAGRLVEAGAKSSAFAVDITRRDQTEDLVRDVLAEYGRIDILVSTVGWSDTTFLVDEDEAYWRRIIDINLMGSIFLCRAVLDHMIERRSGSIVLTSSDAGKVGTMGETVYAAAKAGVIGFVKSLAREVARHQLRINAISPGPTDTPLIRAQTDQRVIEKMVRAVPLKRMGQPVEQASALVFLASDAASYITGQTVSVSGGLTMTS, encoded by the coding sequence GTGCGGTGTGACGGCAAGGTGGCGCTCGTGGTGGGCGCCGGCAGCGGCATCGGGGCATCGACCGCCGAGGTGTTCCACGCCAACGGCGCCACGGTGGCGGTCGCCGACATCAATCTCGCGGGGGCGCAGGACACGGCGGGCCGGCTGGTCGAGGCGGGCGCCAAGTCCTCCGCGTTCGCTGTCGACATCACCCGCCGGGACCAGACCGAGGACCTGGTACGCGACGTGCTGGCCGAGTACGGGCGGATCGACATCCTGGTCAGCACGGTCGGATGGTCGGACACGACGTTCCTGGTGGACGAGGACGAGGCGTACTGGCGCCGGATCATCGACATCAACCTGATGGGGTCGATCTTCCTGTGCCGGGCGGTGCTCGACCACATGATCGAGCGGCGCTCCGGATCGATCGTGCTGACCAGCTCCGACGCCGGGAAGGTCGGCACCATGGGGGAGACGGTGTACGCGGCGGCCAAGGCCGGCGTGATCGGCTTCGTCAAGTCGCTGGCCCGGGAGGTCGCCCGGCACCAGCTGCGGATCAACGCGATCTCGCCCGGGCCCACCGACACCCCGCTCATCCGGGCCCAGACCGACCAGCGGGTGATCGAGAAGATGGTACGGGCGGTGCCGCTCAAGCGCATGGGCCAGCCCGTCGAGCAGGCCAGCGCGCTGGTCTTCCTGGCCTCGGACGCCGCCTCGTACATCACCGGCCAGACGGTGAGCGTCAGTGGCGGCCTGACCATGACGTCGTAG